The Bacteroidia bacterium DNA segment ATGCAGATAAAGAAAAAATAATGTTAGAGCTAAGCGATTTAACTGCTGTAGATGGTCGTTTTGAATATTTTACTTCATCTGATGGGTGTACTGCAGTTGTTGACTATGCACATACTCCCGACGCACTTGTAAATGTATTACAAACAATAAAACTACTTGTAAAAAAAGACAATAAAATTATAACAGTAGTTGGAGCAGGCGGAAATCGTGATAAAACAAAGCGTCCTGTAATGGCAAAAGTAAGTGCAGAGCTAAGTGATAAAGTTATTCTAACAGCAGATAATCCACGCAGTGAATTAGCGGAAAATATTATTGCAGACATGAAGACAGGTCTTGATGCTGAATTATCTAAGAAAGTATTGACAATTATTGACCGCCGTGAAGCAATTCGTGCCGCATGTCAATTTGCAACAAAAGGAGATATGATTCTGATTGCAGGAAAAGGTCATGAAACTTATCAGGAAATTAACGGAGTAAAAACCCATTTTGATGATAGGGAAGTTGTAAAAGAAATTTTTAAAGAAAAGAAATAGTATGCTATATTACTTATTTTCATATTTAGATAAAATAGATTTTCCCGGTGCCGGGGTTTTCCATTATATTTCATTCAGGTCAGCAATGGCTCTGATAACATCATTAATTATTTCATTGCTTTTCGGTAAAAAAATAATTCGTTTCTTACAGAAAAAACAAATTGGAGAAGTTGTAAGAGATCTTGGACTTGAAGGTCAATTACAAAAACAAGGAACCCCAACAATGGGCGGTGTTATAATTCTTGGATCCATTATTATTCCTACACTATTATTTGCTAAAATTCATAACATATATATTATCATCCTGTTAGTAACAACAGTATGGCTAGGATTAATGGGCTTTCTTGACGATTATATAAAAGTATTTAAACACAACAAACAGGGATTAAAAGGGAAATTTAAAATTTTAGGTCAAGTTAGCTTAGGTTTAATTCTGGGTTTAACAATATACTTTAGCGATGATATTGTTATACGTGAAAAGGCAAGTGCAAACATTGTAGAACCATCAACTGAAATAACACAATCTACGAATGCATTTGAAAGTCGTGCTGTATACATGGAAGCAAACGATACAAAATCGACAAAAACAACCATTCCATTTTTAAAAAACAATGAATTTGACTACGAATATATACTTGGATTTTTAAGTGAAACAGCCAGAAAACAATGGGTCTGGGTAGTTTTTGTTTTAGCTGTAATTTTTATTGTTACAGCCGTTTCAAATGGTGCTAATATGACTGACGGTTTAGATGGTCTGGCCACTGGTGTTTCAGCAATAATTGGAACAACCCTTGGAATTCTTGCATACGTTTCTGGAAATATAATTTTTGCCGATTATCTTAACATAATGTATATCCCATATTCTGGTGAAATGGTGGTATATGCCAGTGCGTTTATTGGTGCTACAGTCGGATTTATGTGGTATAACTCCTACCCTGCTCAGGTATTTATGGGTGACACCGGAAGCTTAGCAATAGGCGGAATAATTGCTGTATTTGCAATTCTAATTAGAAAAGAAATATTGTTACCAATTCTGTGTGGAATTTTCTTTGTTGAAAATTTATCGGTAATGATGCAGGTAGGATATTTTAAATATACAAAACGCAAATTTGGTGAAGGAAGAAGATTATTTAAAATGGCTCCACTTCATCATCATTATCAAAAGAAAGGCTATGTTGAACCAAAAATAGTAACTCGTTTCTGGATTATTGCCATTATGTTAGCTGTTATAACAATTGTTACATTAAAATTGAGATAGTGAAAGAATTAATTGTCATATTAGGAGCAGGAGAAAGCGGAATAGGTTCGGCGGTATTGGCACGCATGAAAGGTTTTGACGTTTTCATTAGTGATAATGGAAATATTAAACAGAAATATCATGAGTTAATAAAAAAATATGATCTTCCATTTGAAGAAGGTGGACATTCATATGATAAGATTTTAACTGCTTCAGAAATTATCAAGAGTCCAGGCATTCCTGAAAAAGCAGAAATAATTAAAGCTATTCGTAACAAAGGTATTTCTATTGTTTCTGACATTGAATTTGCCTCACGTTACACTTCAGCCAAAACAATATGCATAACAGGCAGTAATGGAAAAACAACAACAACACTATTATTGTATCATATACTTAAAAAAGCAGGATTAAATGTAGGTGTTGCCGGAAATGTTGGTACTAGTTTCGCACTTGAAGTTGCTGAAAAGAATTTTGAATACTATGTTCTGGAATTAAGTAGTTACCAACTTGATGAGATGCATAAATTTAAAGCAGACATAGCTATTCTTTTAAATATAACACCGGACCATTTAGATAGATATAATTATGAATTTCAAAATTATATTGACAGCAAATTCCGGATAACACAAAACCAAACTGAAAACGATATTTTCATATACTGCATTGATGACGAAGTTATTTTAAAAGAACTACAAAAAAGAAATCTTAAATCACAACTTATACCATTTTCAATAACAAAAGAAATAGATAATGGTGGATATGTTCATGAAAACGAATTAAAAATTAACCTAAATAATAACCCCTTTAACATGTCAATACAAGAATTAGCTTTACAAGGAAAACACAATCAGTACAATTCGCTTGCAGCAGGTATAGCAGCGCATTTATTAAGAATTCGCAAAGATGTAATTCGCGAGTGTCTGATGGATTTTCAGGCTGTTGAACACAGATTAGAAAAAGTTCTGAAAGTGCGTGGTATCGAGTTTATAAATGACTCAAAAGCAACAAATGTCAATTCTACATGGTATGCTTTAGAAAGCATGAAAAAACCACTTGTGTGGATTGTTGGTGGAGTTGACAAAGGCAATGATTATAGTCAGCTTAATGCTTTAGTAAAAGCAAAAGTAAAAGCTATAGTTTGTCTTGGTACCGATAATTCAAAAATTTTAAAAGCATTTGAAGGTTTGGATATTCCAAAAGTAGAAACCAAATCTATGGCTGAAGCAATAAAAACTTCGTACTATCTTGCCCACGAAGGTGATGTTGTTTTGTTATCACCTGCTTGTGCTAGTTTTGATTTATTCGACAGTTATGAAGACAGAGGCAAACAATTTAAAAGAGCTGTTAGAGATTTATAATATTAAATAGATGAAAGAAGCTGTTGCAAAATTATTTAGAGGTGATGCAGTCATTTGGGGTGTGATTGCCCTGCTTTCTATTGTCTCAATTCTTGCAGTATACAGCTCAACAGGAACTCTTGCATTTAAATATCAGGATGGAAATACACTTTATTATTTAACCAGACATGGTGGTTTATTATTTCTTGGTTTAGTAATAATTTTCATTACTCATAGAATTCCATTTAATTTTTATCTAAAAATCTCAAAGCTGTTATTATATATCTCGATTCCATTATTGGCATGGACCTTAATAAAAGGAACCAATTTAAATGAAGCTTCGCGTTGGATGACTCTACCAGGAACAGGAATATCATTTCAGACTTCAGACTTTGCAAAGTTTGCATTGATATTATATATAGCCCGTTTTCTTGCACAAAACCAGGGTAATATTAAAGATTTTAAAACCGGATTCCGTTCAATAATGGTGTGGATACTTATAGTGTGTGGATTAATTTTACCGGCAAACTTCTCAACAGCAGCAATGCTTTTTGGAACTTCTTTAATTTTGTTATTTTTAGGTAGAGTACAAATAAAATATATACTTGCTGTAATTGGAATTGGACTTGTAGGTTTAATAATTTTTATTCTTATTGCAATAAATCTTCCTGAACAAAAACAAGGTAGAATTGGCACATGGAAAAAAAGAATTGAAAACTTTGTTAGTGGTCAGAGTGAGGAAAATTTTCAGGTTGAGCAATCAAAAATTGCTATTGCCACTGGTGGTTTGTTTGGGAAAGGACCGGGTAACAGTACTCAAAGAAACTTCCTGCCTCATCCTTATTCAGACTTTATTTTTGCGATAATAATTGAAGAATATGGAATATTTATTCCGTTTGGAATTATTTTCCTTTATATATTGTTATTTTATCGAGCGGGGGTTATAGTCCGAAAGTCATCAAGTGCATTTGCTGCATTTCTATCAATGGGACTGGCATTAAGTCTCATCTTTCAGGCATTTATAAACATGGCTGTTGCAGTAAATCTATTCCCCGTAACAGGACAAACTATGCCATTAGTTAGCATGGGTGGAACATCAATAATTTTCACAAGTGCTGCTTTTGGAATTATTTTAAGCGTAAGTCAAAGTGTAACTAAAACTCCCGAACATGAGTATGCAGAAGCAAAATCTTAGGGTAATTATTAGCGGTGGAGGAACAGGAGGACATATTTTTCCTGCTATTTCTATAGCTAATGCTTTAAAACAGAAAGATAGCAATACCGAAATACTTTTTGTAGGTGCCGAAGGTAAAATGGAAATGGAAAAAGTACCTGCAGCAGGATATAAAATAATTGGATTACCAGTAAGAGGTTTTCAAAGAAAACTAACTTTTCAGAATATTTCCTTTTTCTACAAACTTCTTGTTAGTATTATTAAAGCTAGAAAAATAATAAAATCATTTAAACCGGATATAGTCGTTGGTGTTGGTGGCTTTGCTTCAGGTCCAATTTTAAGAGCTGCAACAAGAATGAATATTCCAACACTCATTCAGGAACAAAATTCATTTGCAGGTGTAACAAATAAGATTCTCGGTAACAAAGTAAATAAAGTCTGTGTTGCATATGACAATATGGAAAGATTCTTTCCGAAAGAAAAAATTGTATTTACAGGAAATCCAGTTAGACAAGATCTTATAGACACTACAGGGAAAAAACATGAAGAAGCACTTTTACATTTTGGATTACAAGGAAATAAAAAAACCATATTAGTTATAGGTGGAAGTTTGGGTGCAAAAACAATTAACAGTAGTATTGAGGCTGGATTGAATAAAATCGCAGATAACAAATTACAACTAATATGGCAAACTGGTAAAGATTACTTTTATAAAGCAAAAGAAAGTGCATCAAAATTTAATAATGATGAAATAAAAGTTGCTGACTTTATTTCAAGAATGGATCTTGCATATTCTATTGCAGATGTTGTTATTTCTAGAGCTGGTGCAAGTACAATATCAGAACTTTGCATAGTAAAAAAACCCTCTATTTTAGTTCCATCACCAAATGTTGCAGAAGATCATCAGACTAAAAATGCAATGGCATTATTTAAGAATGATGCAGCAATGATGATAACAGATGCAGAAGCTCCAGAGAAATTAGTTGACGAAGTAATAAAATTACTTAAAGACGAGTTTTTGATAAATGTTTATCGCGATAATTGCGGAAAAATGGCTGTAACCAATTCTGCAGAAAAAATCGCCAATGAAATAATCTCAATAATAGAATCACATCCTTAATGAATCTGAACAATATACATAATGTTTATTTTTTAGGTATTGGCGGCATTGGCATGAGCGCTTTAGCTAAGTATTTTAAGCTTCGTGGCTGCATTGTAGAAGGATATGACCGCACTCAAACCGAGTTATGTATTGAACTTGAAAAAACTGGGATTAGTATACATTATTCTGATAATATTTCATTAATTTCTGATGTATTTAAGGATAGATCGAATAATGAAAATATCTTAGTTATAATTACACCGGCGATTCCACAAAATCACACAGAATTAAACTGGTTTAAAAATAACGGTTTTAATATTAAAAAAAGAGCCGAAATTCTTGGTGAAATAACTAAAGAATATTCAACGATTGCTGTAGCTGGCACACATGGAAAAACAACAATTTCTACATGTATTGCACATATCTATACTCATTCGAAAACAGGTTGTAATGCTTTTTTAGGTGGTATCTCAAAAAATTATGAAACAAATTTTCTTCACCAAGAAAATTGTAAAACAGCCATTGTTGAAGCAGATGAATATGATCGGTCGTTTCTTCAACTTACCCCCTCTGCCGCAATAATAACAGCAGTTGATGCAGATCATCTGGACATTTACGGAAGTTTCGAAAAAGTAAATGAAGCATTTTCAGACTTCACAAGATGTATTAAAACAAATGGCAAACTTTTATATAAAAAAGAAAGTGGATTTGTTCCTCCTGCAATAAATGCAGAAATCGCAACATATTCTGTAAGAGAAAAAGCAGATTGCACTATTTCAAATATAACATTAAACAAAGGATTGTTTACATTCTGTTTAAATACTCCATGGGGTAAAATTGAAAATATTACACCTGGAATTACCGGAATGTTTAACATTGAAAATATTGTTGCTGCTGCATCAATCTGTTTATGGGAAGGAATAAAACCAGAAGATATTAAATCGGCATTAGCCACATTTGAAGGGGTAAAAAGACGTTTTGATATTCAGGTTTCAAATTCTAAAAATATTTACATTGATGATTATGCACATCATCCCGAGGAGTTAAAAGCATTTATTTCATCAGTAAAAGAAGTGTACCCAAATAAAAAAGTTACTGGCATTTTCCAACCTCATCTTTTCACTCGTACACGCGATTTTGTTGATGGATTTGCATCATCCTTATCTTTACTTGACGAATTGTATTTACTGGATATTTATCCTGCGAGAGAATTACCCATAGAAGGAATAACAAGTAAAATAATACAGAATAAGATAAAAAACACAAAAGTAGTATCGTGCACAATTAATGATGTTTTGGAAATAATTTCAAAAAATAAACCTCAGTTACTTTTAACAATGGGAGCTGGTGATATTGATCAATATGTTAACCCCATAAAAAAAATAATTTTAAGCTAATATGAAAAAAGGATTAATCAAAAAAATAATTTCTATTGCAATATGGTCTATATTTATTGCAGTATTGGTTATTTCATTAGGTTTTTCCAGTTCACAGCTTAAGAAAGTAAAGTGCAAAGAAATCGATATTCAAATTGTTGATACTACAGGTTATAGCTTTGTTGAGGCAAAAGACATAAAGGAATTACTTAATCAGAAAGGATTTAAAATTATCGATAACAATGTTGAAGCATTTCCACTAAATAAAATAGAAACTGCATTAACAAATCATCCTTCGGTAAAATCAGCAGAAGCCTATACTACATTTGATGGGATTTTACATATTGACATTGAACAGAGAAATCCTATACTAAGAATTATAAATGAAAATAACGAAAGCTATTACATAGATAATGAAGGTGCCTTATTTCCTTTATCTGAAAAATATACAGCTCGTGTTTTAGTAGCCAACGGATCAATAAAAGAACCATATAATCTTCATTATAAAAATAACATTGAGCAAATTAAAGAAAAAGATTCTTTGTTAAATAAATTTATTATAGATGACCTTTTTGCATTAGCAAAATTCATAAAATCAAATGACTTTTATAATTCATTAATTGAACAAATATATATTAATTCAAACAATGAAATTGAATTAGTTCCAAAAATCGGAAGATTTACAATATTATTAGGAAACACAGACGACCTTAAAGATAAATTTGAAAACTTGAAAGCATTTATTCAAATTGGATTATCGCGAGAAGGTTGGGATAAATATGAAACAATAAATATAAAATATAAAAACCAAGTAGTCTGCACTAAAAAGATTGATTATGAACCAACTGAATGACATTATTTCGGCTATTGACATTGGAACAACAAAAATTGTTGCTATCATTGGCAAAAAAGAAATCGACGGCAAATTTCGAATTCTGGGAATTGGCAAAGCTCCATCAAAAGGCGTTAAACGTGGAAACGTATTAAACATCGAAGAAACTGTAAACAGTATCAAAGCTGCTGTTGAAATTGCAGAACAAAAAGCACAAATAAAAGTAACTGATGTTTACGTTGGTATTGCCGGTCAGAATATTAAATGTATAAGAAACTCAGGATATGTAAACAGACCAAGTTACGATCAGGAAATCACTGCCGAGGATGTTGACTTTTTAACACAAGACCAATATAGAATAGGGTTGGAACCTGGCGAAGAAATAATTCATGTACTTCCACAAAGCTATTCTGTAGATGGAGAAAATGGTGTTAAACCGATTGGAATTTGCGGTAAACGTCTTGAAGGTAACTTTCACATTGTTATAGGCAAAACAATGAATATTAAAAATCTTAAACGTTGCGTTGAAAGAGCGGGGTTAAGATTAAAAAGTTTGGTACTTGAGCCACTTGCATCATCATCTGCTGTTTTAACAGAAGATGAAAAAGAAGCTGGTGTAGCACTTATTGACATTGGTGGTGGCACAACTGACCTTGCAATTTATTACGAAGGAACAATAAGTCACACAGCAGTTGTACCATTTGGTGGAAATGTTTTAACAAGCGATGTAAAATCTGCTTATAATATTCTGGAAAGACATGCTGAAGAACTTAAAATGCAATTTGGTTCTGCACTTGCAGAAGCAACTGGTGATGATGAAATAGTTACTGTGCCTGGTGTTAGTGGAAGAAATGCCAAAGAAATAAGCCAGAAAAGTCTTGCAAATGTTTTACAGGCAAGAATGGAAGAAATTATTGGAGCAATAGAATTTCAAATCGAAAATTCTGGCTATGCAGATCGACTAGGTGCAGGCATAGTGCTCACAGGTGGTGGTGCTTTGTTAAAGAACCTTCCTCAACTTGTTTCTTTTAAAACAGGTCACGAAATCAGAATTGGTTACCCTATTCAATATTTAACATCTGACGTAAAAGAAGATGTAAATTCTCCTATGTACTCTACTAGTGTTGGTCTTATGATGATCGGTGAGGAAGAAATGAGAAAAAGTGGAACTCCGTCATTTGCAGAACCAATTGTTGAAGAAAAAGTTGTAGAAGCAAAAGTAAAACCTGATCTTTTCTTTGATGAAGAAGAAGAAATTGAACCTCCAAAAAAGAAAGAAAAAGTAAAAAAAGAATCTAAAATTTCATCCGGAAAAAATAAATTATTTGAAAAGCTTTCGTCACTATTTGATGATACTGACACAAAAATCAACGAATAAATTAAAAACCCTAAAACCAAATTAATATGAATGAAGAAGATTTATTAAAATTCGGATTCGCAACCCAAAGACCTTCTATAATAAAGGTACTAGGAGTTGGCGGAGGTGGCAGCAATGCTGTTAACCATATGTTTATTCAAGGTATTCGCGATGTGGACTTTGTTGTTTGTAACACAGACGTGCAGGCACTGGCAAAAAGTCCGGTTACTAACAAAATACAGCTTGGACAAACATTAACAGAAGGACTAGGTGCCGGTAACTTACCGGAACAAGGAAAACAAGCTGCAATTGAAAGCTTAAACGAAATAAACAGTTTGCTTTCTGATAATACAAGAATGGTATTTATTACTGCTGGAATGGGTGGAGGAACCGGAACAGGAGCTGCTCCTGTAATTGCAAAAGCAGCAAAAGAATTAGGTTTGCTAACCGTTGCCATTGTAACAATTCCATTCAGATTTGAAGGTCCACGCAGATTTAATCAGGCAATTGAAGGATTACGTGAATTAAAAGAACATGTTGATTCATTACTTGTTATAAACAATGAGAAATTACGAGAAATTTATGGTGACCTTCCTGTTTCAGAAGCTTTTGCAAAAGCAGATGATGTTTTAACAATAGGCGCACGTGGAATTGCAGAAGTAATAACCGTTCCAGGTCATGTAAACGTTGACTTTGCAGATGTTAGAACAGTTATGAGTAACAGTGGTGTAGCGATAATGGGAACAGGTTTTGCAGAAGGGGAAAATCGTGCACTTGAAGCTATTAAAAAAGCTCTTGCATCACCTCTTCTAAATAATAATGAAATTCGCGGTGCTAAAAACATTCTGCTAAATATTACTTCAGGAGAAAGTGAAGTTACTATGGATGAAATCGGACAAATAAGTGATTTCGTACAAGATGCTGCAGGATCAAAAGCAGACATGATTCTAGGTAGTTGTAAAGACTCATCACTTGGAAATAAAATTTCTGTAACAATTATTGCAACCGGTTTCAGCTCATCTTCTATTCCGGAACTTGGTTCAGCACCAAAAGAAAAAACTAAGAATGTGCTTAACCAAACTATTGAAGAGCCAAAAGCTGTTAACCAATCTATATCTCAAAAATCAATTGAATTTGAGATTAAACCTAAACAAACTGAATCTAAAGCTGAATTAAATATCGAGACAAAGCCGGAAACTTCATTAACAAATAATGACAAGAAAAATATTTTAACTGATTTAAGCAATTCCGAGCAAGTAGATCAGCTTGAGAATATCCCGGCATATATGAGAAAACAAATTACAGTTGAAGATAAGAATTATTCAGCTTCTACTGATAAATCAAATTATACCATTTCAAAAAATGCAAATGGTATTCAACTAAAAGAGAATAATCCATATTTACATGATAACGTTGATTAAATAAAAAAACTATGTCACTATTTGATCAGATAAGTAACGATATTAAAGCTGCTATGCTTGCACGTGAAAGCGGAAAACTTGAGGCTTTAAGAAGCATAAAAGCAGCTATGCTTTTAGCCAAAACAGAAGGTGCTAATTCAGAAATCAGTCATGAAAAAGAACTTTCTATTATTCAAAAACTTTTTAAACAGAGAAAAGAATCTGCAGAAATTTACACTAAAAATAATCGTCAGGAATTAGCAGATAAAGAATTATTTGAAGCTGGAATAATAGAACAGTATCTGCCAAAACCACCTTCTGACGAAGAAATTACAACTATTTTAAAAGAAATTATAGAACAAACCGGAGCAAAATCACCTGCCGAAATGGGGAAAGTTATGGGAGTTGCTACAAAAAGATTTGCCGGTACTGTTGATGGAAAAATAATTTCTGAAAAAGTAAAACAATTACTTTCAAACTCTTAGAACATTTTTTAGGGTTTCATTCTGTTGGTTTTTAGGGTAGCCCCGGTTGTAATGACCGGGGCTTGGTTTTTAAAATAACACTTAAATAAACAGTTTTGGGTAAATTTATTTCATTAAA contains these protein-coding regions:
- a CDS encoding FtsW/RodA/SpoVE family cell cycle protein produces the protein MKEAVAKLFRGDAVIWGVIALLSIVSILAVYSSTGTLAFKYQDGNTLYYLTRHGGLLFLGLVIIFITHRIPFNFYLKISKLLLYISIPLLAWTLIKGTNLNEASRWMTLPGTGISFQTSDFAKFALILYIARFLAQNQGNIKDFKTGFRSIMVWILIVCGLILPANFSTAAMLFGTSLILLFLGRVQIKYILAVIGIGLVGLIIFILIAINLPEQKQGRIGTWKKRIENFVSGQSEENFQVEQSKIAIATGGLFGKGPGNSTQRNFLPHPYSDFIFAIIIEEYGIFIPFGIIFLYILLFYRAGVIVRKSSSAFAAFLSMGLALSLIFQAFINMAVAVNLFPVTGQTMPLVSMGGTSIIFTSAAFGIILSVSQSVTKTPEHEYAEAKS
- the murD gene encoding UDP-N-acetylmuramoyl-L-alanine--D-glutamate ligase encodes the protein MVKELIVILGAGESGIGSAVLARMKGFDVFISDNGNIKQKYHELIKKYDLPFEEGGHSYDKILTASEIIKSPGIPEKAEIIKAIRNKGISIVSDIEFASRYTSAKTICITGSNGKTTTTLLLYHILKKAGLNVGVAGNVGTSFALEVAEKNFEYYVLELSSYQLDEMHKFKADIAILLNITPDHLDRYNYEFQNYIDSKFRITQNQTENDIFIYCIDDEVILKELQKRNLKSQLIPFSITKEIDNGGYVHENELKINLNNNPFNMSIQELALQGKHNQYNSLAAGIAAHLLRIRKDVIRECLMDFQAVEHRLEKVLKVRGIEFINDSKATNVNSTWYALESMKKPLVWIVGGVDKGNDYSQLNALVKAKVKAIVCLGTDNSKILKAFEGLDIPKVETKSMAEAIKTSYYLAHEGDVVLLSPACASFDLFDSYEDRGKQFKRAVRDL
- the ftsZ gene encoding cell division protein FtsZ, with product MNEEDLLKFGFATQRPSIIKVLGVGGGGSNAVNHMFIQGIRDVDFVVCNTDVQALAKSPVTNKIQLGQTLTEGLGAGNLPEQGKQAAIESLNEINSLLSDNTRMVFITAGMGGGTGTGAAPVIAKAAKELGLLTVAIVTIPFRFEGPRRFNQAIEGLRELKEHVDSLLVINNEKLREIYGDLPVSEAFAKADDVLTIGARGIAEVITVPGHVNVDFADVRTVMSNSGVAIMGTGFAEGENRALEAIKKALASPLLNNNEIRGAKNILLNITSGESEVTMDEIGQISDFVQDAAGSKADMILGSCKDSSLGNKISVTIIATGFSSSSIPELGSAPKEKTKNVLNQTIEEPKAVNQSISQKSIEFEIKPKQTESKAELNIETKPETSLTNNDKKNILTDLSNSEQVDQLENIPAYMRKQITVEDKNYSASTDKSNYTISKNANGIQLKENNPYLHDNVD
- a CDS encoding UDP-N-acetylmuramate--L-alanine ligase, with the protein product MNLNNIHNVYFLGIGGIGMSALAKYFKLRGCIVEGYDRTQTELCIELEKTGISIHYSDNISLISDVFKDRSNNENILVIITPAIPQNHTELNWFKNNGFNIKKRAEILGEITKEYSTIAVAGTHGKTTISTCIAHIYTHSKTGCNAFLGGISKNYETNFLHQENCKTAIVEADEYDRSFLQLTPSAAIITAVDADHLDIYGSFEKVNEAFSDFTRCIKTNGKLLYKKESGFVPPAINAEIATYSVREKADCTISNITLNKGLFTFCLNTPWGKIENITPGITGMFNIENIVAAASICLWEGIKPEDIKSALATFEGVKRRFDIQVSNSKNIYIDDYAHHPEELKAFISSVKEVYPNKKVTGIFQPHLFTRTRDFVDGFASSLSLLDELYLLDIYPARELPIEGITSKIIQNKIKNTKVVSCTINDVLEIISKNKPQLLLTMGAGDIDQYVNPIKKIILS
- a CDS encoding GatB/YqeY domain-containing protein, with translation MSLFDQISNDIKAAMLARESGKLEALRSIKAAMLLAKTEGANSEISHEKELSIIQKLFKQRKESAEIYTKNNRQELADKELFEAGIIEQYLPKPPSDEEITTILKEIIEQTGAKSPAEMGKVMGVATKRFAGTVDGKIISEKVKQLLSNS
- the ftsA gene encoding cell division protein FtsA — its product is MNQLNDIISAIDIGTTKIVAIIGKKEIDGKFRILGIGKAPSKGVKRGNVLNIEETVNSIKAAVEIAEQKAQIKVTDVYVGIAGQNIKCIRNSGYVNRPSYDQEITAEDVDFLTQDQYRIGLEPGEEIIHVLPQSYSVDGENGVKPIGICGKRLEGNFHIVIGKTMNIKNLKRCVERAGLRLKSLVLEPLASSSAVLTEDEKEAGVALIDIGGGTTDLAIYYEGTISHTAVVPFGGNVLTSDVKSAYNILERHAEELKMQFGSALAEATGDDEIVTVPGVSGRNAKEISQKSLANVLQARMEEIIGAIEFQIENSGYADRLGAGIVLTGGGALLKNLPQLVSFKTGHEIRIGYPIQYLTSDVKEDVNSPMYSTSVGLMMIGEEEMRKSGTPSFAEPIVEEKVVEAKVKPDLFFDEEEEIEPPKKKEKVKKESKISSGKNKLFEKLSSLFDDTDTKINE
- the murG gene encoding undecaprenyldiphospho-muramoylpentapeptide beta-N-acetylglucosaminyltransferase, which translates into the protein MSMQKQNLRVIISGGGTGGHIFPAISIANALKQKDSNTEILFVGAEGKMEMEKVPAAGYKIIGLPVRGFQRKLTFQNISFFYKLLVSIIKARKIIKSFKPDIVVGVGGFASGPILRAATRMNIPTLIQEQNSFAGVTNKILGNKVNKVCVAYDNMERFFPKEKIVFTGNPVRQDLIDTTGKKHEEALLHFGLQGNKKTILVIGGSLGAKTINSSIEAGLNKIADNKLQLIWQTGKDYFYKAKESASKFNNDEIKVADFISRMDLAYSIADVVISRAGASTISELCIVKKPSILVPSPNVAEDHQTKNAMALFKNDAAMMITDAEAPEKLVDEVIKLLKDEFLINVYRDNCGKMAVTNSAEKIANEIISIIESHP
- a CDS encoding phospho-N-acetylmuramoyl-pentapeptide-transferase, with the protein product MLYYLFSYLDKIDFPGAGVFHYISFRSAMALITSLIISLLFGKKIIRFLQKKQIGEVVRDLGLEGQLQKQGTPTMGGVIILGSIIIPTLLFAKIHNIYIIILLVTTVWLGLMGFLDDYIKVFKHNKQGLKGKFKILGQVSLGLILGLTIYFSDDIVIREKASANIVEPSTEITQSTNAFESRAVYMEANDTKSTKTTIPFLKNNEFDYEYILGFLSETARKQWVWVVFVLAVIFIVTAVSNGANMTDGLDGLATGVSAIIGTTLGILAYVSGNIIFADYLNIMYIPYSGEMVVYASAFIGATVGFMWYNSYPAQVFMGDTGSLAIGGIIAVFAILIRKEILLPILCGIFFVENLSVMMQVGYFKYTKRKFGEGRRLFKMAPLHHHYQKKGYVEPKIVTRFWIIAIMLAVITIVTLKLR